CATCTGCACGTGCTCCCCGGGCTATTACGGCAACAACTGCCAGTACGGTGAGCGGCAGCGCGTGGCGCGTCGCGGCGACGCCGGGCTGTGCGGAAAGGCCACCGGCCGTGTCCCCTCCGGGGAGGTCTCCGGTCAGCGTCCTTCTCCCCGCAGGTGGCCCCCGGGTACCCGGCGCCTgcctctccagcccctgccagaaCGGGGGCAGTtgcctggagctggagcagggctaTGCCTGCGACTGCCAGGAGGGCTACGGCGGGCAGGACTGCCGTGACAGTGAGTACCTGGGGTCTCTCCGGCAGGATGCTGACCCTCTGGGGAAGCCCTACAGGAGCAATTGCCCATTCCCAGGGGGAAGCAGCCCTGGCAGAGCCCGTTCAGGGCTCTCGGACTGAGCTGTGGTCCTGATCTCTGAGGGGGAGCCATGCCTGGGGGCTTGCAGCTGTGGGTCCTGAGCTCCCCCAGCTGGCTCCAGCACGGCCACTTGGCTGCCCTGGCCCCACAATACAAGGGAAGCTCCCTCTCCATCTCTTACAGAGCTCTCTGAGGGCTGCGAGTGTCGTAACGGAGGCAGCTGCCTGGAGGGGAACGTCACCATCTGCCAGTGCCTGCCGGGGTATTTCGGTCTCCTCTGTGAATTCGGTAGGTGAAGGCTTCACGCGTGCTGTTGGAGCTTGCTGTGTTTGCTCCCTCTCCTGGACACTTAACGCCAGTTAAGTGCCGATGAAGGGCCTAGCCTGTGCCTAGGCCTAGTGCAGAACCCTAGCGCCACGGGGACACGCTTAATCCGAGCCACCTACACAAGCCAGGGCCTGGGGTTAGGCTCCTCGTGGTGAGGAGATGCTCTCTTCATCTCTTGCTCTGCCTTGAGTCCTGCCTTTCCCGAGCCCTGGCCTGTAGAAGGAAGCCCTAGCTCTGCACGCTGGAGCTCCAAAGCTCACTCTGCAGGCAGAATGACCCTTGCCATGGGGCACGGGTGGCCGCAGTCCCTCCCTTCTCACCACGCTCCATAAAGCCATGGGACCCGTTCTTggctgggaggtgctggccGCTGGCTGGCCGTCCTGCTGCAGTGCATCTGATGGAGGTTGTCTTGCTGTGCGTTGGCAGAGGTGACCGCCACGCCGTGCAACGTGAACACGCAGTGCCCAGACGGCGGCTACTGCATGGAGTATGGTGGGAGCTACCTGTGCGTGTGCCACACCGACTACGGCACCAACCACAGTGAGTGTCTGCAGTCGGGGCACGGGCTTGGCGCTGGGAGGGAGGCGAGACGGGTGAGCACGGGGCCTGCCCCGAAGGCGAGGcaagtggggaggggggcagagcTGAGGTCTTTGTTTGGCCTTGCAGCGGTACCTTCCCCCTGCGACTCCGAGCCCTGCCTGAACGGGGGGTCCTGCGAGGCTCAGGACGACTCCTACACCTGCGAGTGTCCCCCGGGCTTCCTGGGGAAGCACTGCGAGAGAGGTACGTGCTGTGAGGGGAGGAGAGCGCAGCCTCTGGGGTGTGGGCCTCGCTCGAGAGCCGCTAGGcatctcctgctcctctcccgcagcccggccgcggCTCTGCAGCACGGCGCCGTGCCGCAACGGGGGCACCTGCAAGGAGTCCGATGGCGAGTACCACTGCACCTGCCCCTACCGCTTCACCGGCCGGCACTGTGAGATAGGTACGGCTCCGACACCAGGGAGGGAGGCGGGTGGTGTGTGTCCTGCTCCCCGCTCAGCTCCTGCTTGCCCCCAGGTAAGCCAGACCCCTGCGCCTCGGGGCCCTGCCAGAACGGGGGCACCTGCTTCCACTACATCGGCAAGTACAAGTGTGACTGCGCCCCGGGCTACGCCGGACGGCACTGCGAGATCGGTACGTGTGGGTGCTGCAAGGTCAGGGGGGACAGAGTTGCAGCTTTGGTAGCAAGCGTGCTGCGCTGCTGGATGTCACCCCCAAACCACTGTGGGGACATGCTGAGGGGAAGAGGCAGTAGCTTTGGGCCCTGCCAGCTCCATACCGGTGCCCTCTGCTCTTTCCAGTGCCGTCTCCCTGCTTTCTGAGCCCATGTGAGAACGGTGCGACCTGCGAGGACCTCGGCGGGGACTTTGTGTGCACGTGCCCCGTGGGCTACACCGGGAAGCACTGCCGGACGGGTGAGGGCCCCGTGCCGCCGCCACCGAGCCCCAGGCGCCACGCTGCCCTTGCTCATGCCCCATCTCTCCGCAGAGATCGACTGCGGTGTGCCCAGCGCGGTGAAGCACGCCCAGGCCTCCTTCAACTCCACCACGGTGGGCTCGCTGGCTGAATACCGCTGCGAGCTGGGCTATGCCCTCAGCCAGCACAACAGCCCCCGTGTCTGCCACTCGCAGGGCGTCTGGAGTGACCCCCCCGAATGCGACGGTAGGCAACGGGAAGAAGCTGAGCCGTGGTTATGGCTGTGGGACCCCAGCAACCTCTTATTCCCCCGAGCACGCTGCTGTGGGACCCCAGTGCTCATCGCCCTCGCCTTCTCTCCCCCCTGCCCAAATGCTTGCAGAGATCGACGAGTGCCGGTCCCAGCCTTGCCTGAATGGCGGTCAGTGCAAGGACCGCATCGCTGAGTTCCTGTGCGTGTGTGAGCCGGGATACGTGGGCCACCACTGTGAGTTGGGTAAGAAAACGCGCAGAGTTCGCGCAGGGATGAGGGGAGAGAGTCTGTGGCCCACCAGCCAGAGCAGGGCGTGAATGGTGCGGttgggagcggggctgcccgcACTTACGCACACCAGCTTCCATCTCCTGCCTGCATGTGGCTCAGGGGAGCCCCCAGCTCACCTGGGAAGGGCGCGTGTGCTGCGTGCCCACCCGTGCAGACAGGTGCTGCGTGGGTGTCTCTGTCACTGGTGGGGCTGTGATTCCCAGGAGGCTGGGTCTGGATCCCCTAACAGCTACCATGCGCCTCCATGTCCCCCTGCTCATCGCAGCAGTTTGTTGGAGAACATTCCTGATGTGATGCTCTTCTTCACACAGTCTGAACGTGTGTAATGAAGCCCCGGATCTCAAGATCTGGGTGAGAAGTGTCCCACACAGCTCCAAAGTTACTGGCCAAGAGGGGATATGACATAAAAGCAGCTTGAGATTTAACGCTTGCGCAGGGCCGTACCCCACAGCAGTTCCTTGTGCTCGCTCTCCTGTGCGCACGCCTTCGTGGTGGCACGCGGGCTCCGCTTGGTGCTCTCGGCGGGTGCTGGAGGAAGGGGGGGCAGGCAGCTGACGGGGATGGTGGGGTTCGCTGGGTCAGACGCCGTGGCTGCAGGGGGGATTAAAGGAGGGGACATGCCACGCACACCCTACAGGACATCTCAGCACAGCCCCGTGCCGCCAGCCATCTGCACTcccccctctgccctgctctccagCCCCGCGTGGGGCTGTTTCTGGCtggggggctcagggcagcGAGTGACGTGGGGACGAGAAGCGCTGTCTTTCCAAActtcctctcctgcctccagccccggcTCTGCTCTGAGCCGGTCTCTCCTCTCTGCAGAAGTTGACGAATGCCAGTCAGAGCCCTGCAAGAACGGCGGGACCTGCCGGGACCTCCCAGgctcttttgtttgcttctgtcCCGAGGGCTTCGTGGGGATCCAGTGTGAGGAAGGTAGGGAGTCTGCCGAGCAGGGCCCTGCCGGGCACCGCTGTCGCTTGGGCTCGGGGATGTGGCCGGGACCTGCACCAAAGCAAACGGCTGGGAGCTGCCACGGGGCTGGCACTTGGTCTCAGCCACCGTCGAGGGTGCGCGCTTGGGCTCCTTGCCCTGCAGAGGACGCTGCCAGCCCTGGTGCTTGCTGTGGTTTGTgtgccccagcagcagagccGAAACTTGTCTGGTGGGGAGGTAGTGGCCCCGGTGCACAGCTCGGGCAGAACAAGGTGTCCCTCAGCTATGGATCTGCTCTGCAGGGTGCCTGGGCTGCCGTGGCATTCAACAGGCAGTCCTGGCTTCTGTGGCCGTTCACGTGGGCTTTTCCTGGGGCCGTGGGTGTCTCTGCTGGCCCTGGGCATGTTGGGGTCCTGGTGTGCTGCCCGCGGCGTGTGCTTCACTGCCTGCGTGCTCTCGCCTCCAGAAGTGGACGCCTGCGAGTCTGGCCCGTGCCAAAACGGAGGGGAGTGCGAAGGCTACCGAGGCTCCTACCTGTGTGTGTGCCCGGAGGGTTTCTTCGGTTACCATTGCGAGACAGGTGAGGGGGGCAGGAGGAcgcagctgcagccctgtgtgGCCGCTGACGCTGGGGTGTCCGACGCCGTTATCGCCACTGGTTCTTGCTCCCACCCTGCAGCCAGCGACCCGTGCTTCTCCAGCCCGTGTGGGAGCCGAGGCTACTGCCTGCCCAGCAACGGCACCCACAGCTGCACCTGCAAAGTGAGCTACACAGGCAAGAGCTGCGAAAAAGGTAAAGGCCCTGAGCAGCGGCGCCAGGATGTGGCGAGGGGCTCGACGGCAGCGTGCCCGCCCTGCCCGGTGGCGGCCGTGTCACCCGCCACCGAGGGGCTCCGCCATCAGGGACCGGCAGCTCTCCTCGCCCTGGCGGGGCTCGGATCTCGCCTCCGCTgggggagccccggccccgTGGATGCTGGGGGCAGATGCCAGCAGGGCTCAATCGTGCCAGGTGCCGGGTGGCTGCTGGAGGTGACGGCGTTGGCACACGGGCGAGGCACGCGGGGACGCTGGGGACAAGTTCCTCTGGGCTCCAGTGGTGCAGGTGCAGCAGGGGTCGCATCCGCCTTGGATGCCCTTGGGAGGGGAGGCAAAGAAATCTGATTAAAGCCTCCAGCCCTGAATAAAAGCATCCCCGAGGCCCCTAATCTGGTCTAAGCGATCTCTGCGGGGCTCTAAGCTGGAGGAAGGTTGTTCACTGCGTCCCCGCGTGGTCCAGGATATGGCAGCAAAtgctctgcccccagctctgccgCACCAACTGCCTGCTTGCCCTGGCTCTGCCTGAGCCCATCGGGGTGGCCgagcagccccggctcctccGGCGCACGCACGGTGCCTAGCACGacgggccagcagcagctgtaggGTTTCTGTGAGCTGCAAcgagagagagaagagagagagagagagagagaggggaccCTGTCCTCCATCAGTGCCGCTCTGCATTTCGTTGCTGGGGTCTGTTCTCTAAAGATTCATGGCATTACCTCTCCCCTTTGCTTTTGCCCACACCCTGAAGAATTGCTGCCACCAACCTCATTAAAGGTGGAAAGGGTGGAGGACACTGGTGTGTTGATTTCTTGGCACCCGCCTGAGGACGCAGCCGCCAGGCAACTCATTGACGGCTACGCCGTGACGTACGTATCCTTCGACGGCTCTTACCGCAGGACAGATTTTGTGGACCGAAGTCGTTCTGCCCACCAATTGCGGGCACTAGCCTCCGGCAGAGCCTAcaatatttctgtcttttcagtcAAACGCAACGTGAACAACAAGAATGATATCAGCAGGCCTGTCATGCTCACCACGCGCACTAGTGAGTAGTGTCCTCAGGGGAATTCGGTTGTGAGTATGGGCCCCCCTGACGCCCAGGGCGGCGTTTCCAGCCTGCGGGGCCTCTCCTCGCCGGCGCTCTGCCCGCAGCCACGTGCCTTCCCCACGGAGCTGGCGGAGCACCTGGAGGTTTCCTGGCTCCTCCAGCTTCCCGTGCCCCGGAGGTCTGCTCCGGTCCGATCCCAGCCTCCACCACCCGTGGTGTGGCTGAAAAAGGCAGTGCGGACCCTGAAGTCTGGGTTCAGAGGCACTCAGCACGGAGAATGGCTTTTCTCTGCGCTGCGGCCACTGAGAGCAGGGTCTGAAGGAGCGATCGAACGCCCCGGGGCTGGTAGGGAAGCAGCCAGCGACAGCGGGGATGGCCCCTGGGTCCTGCTCAGCAGGCTGCTCCACGGGCTCACTGCTGGGGTCTGGGTTCGGCCGCTCTGCAGGTGGGCAGATGGCCACCAGGTTGTCCCCTGGGGCCCAGCTTGCCCCCAGGGGCGCAGGGCAGCGTGCTGGGCATGGTGACAGCTCCATCGGGTACGGACAGCAGTCGCGCCGTGTCCTGTCCAGCCCACTTTCTGGAACGGGCAGGTAATGCCGTGTCCCCTGTGACATGCGTAATCCCTGGCCCGCGGATGGTTGGAGTAGGAATTGGGGGAAACCAAAGATGGAAGAGATCGGACTTGGAAAAGCTGCTCTCTAGTGAGAAGGGACACCCGGGGGCCGGGGTCCTCCCGTGCCAGCTGGGCTGAGCCGTGCGGGTGCTTCCCCGCAGCACCGGGCCTTGGGCAGCCTGGAGGTGGGAGCAGGCACCGAGGGCAGTCGGGCAGCTCCGGCAGCCTCTGCGAGAGTTTGGGGTGTGCCGGGGCACGCAGCCCTGTCCTGGGGTCTTGTCCGCGCCGGTGCGCGCGTGGCTGGGGCAGCGGCTGGGCAGGTGGCGCCAGGCTCGGGGGGCTCTGTGCTTGCCGGGGATGCGGGCTCAGTGAGGAGCGGCTGATGCGAGGTTGAGGCCAGGGTGCTCCTGGCTGCCCGGTGCTGAGACAAGGAGCGTGGCAGGGGAAGTGGCGCCGAGCTGCTTGGGCTGTCACGGTGCTGGCGCCAAGCCCGTGGTGGCGCCAGGAAGGCCGACGTGGATGGGCAGCACGGGGCACGGGAGTCAGGGGGTGCAGGAAGGGACGGAGCCGCTGCCACGGCCAGCTGCTGACTGTGGCCCTCCCCGCTTCTCTGCTCGCTCCGGCCAGGACCGCGTCCGGTGGAAGGCTTTGAGATCACGAACGTGACGGCCAGCACCATCACGGTGCAATGGGCTCTCCACCGGCTCAAGCACTCCACTGTCAGTAGGGTGCGTGTCTCCATCCGCCAGCCTGGGGACCTGGAAGACCGCACGGTGGAGCTGAACAGCAGCGTGGCCAAGTACACCTTCCTGTGAGCGTGGCAGGCGGGCGGTGGGGCTGGCTGGCGCCCGTGAGCCACCGCGCTCACCTCCTGCCGCCCgccttcctcctctgcagggACCTGCAGCCAGGAGAGCGCTACATCGTCCATGTCACCACGCTGAGCGGCCTGGGGACAGAAGATCACCCCTCGGAGAGCCTGGCCACGGCCCCCTTCCACGTGTGGACGAGTGAGTGGGGCCGCGCGGTGCAGGCCGAGGGCTGGCGGGGGCtttgctgggctgggggcgagCTCCCAAGAGGCTCGAGGTGACACATAAGCAAgctgctgccattcagagaCTCGGCGCTTATTTTCTCCCAcccccctcctgctccagggCCTCTCCCCCCTCGAAACCTCACAGCCTCGCGCGTCACCCCCACCTCCGTGTCCGTGACGTGGGAGCAGCCGCCCGCTGGCGCCGTGGAGGGGTACATCATCAACGTCACCACCCTGCAGAGCGTCAAGAGCCGCTACGTGCCCAACGGCAAGCTCGCGTCCTACACCGTGCGGGACCTGCTGCCCGCGCAGCGCTACCGCCTCTCCGTGACGGCTGTGCAGAACACGGAGCAGGGGCAGGTGCACAGCGAGCCCATCCACCTCTACGTCACCACCCGTGAGTGCCTGccagggcggggggggcaccaagCTGCACCGAGCTTGCTCCCAAAGCGGGTGCCTCCCGCTGGTACCAGCCCTCCCTGTAGGAGGGAGGCAGCGGTGGCTTGCTCTGCAGCCTTTGGATGCAGAGTTACAACTCAGCAGTGCTTTGTAGGGGAAGGAGCAGCGCTTGCTGCCCGGGTGGCATCACCTGTCCCCAAACAGCCCTAGTGGCACCAGCATGCCGTTCTGGTCTTTGTGCTGACttgctgcctgcctccctctAAGCCTAACCCTTTGTGGCCTGCAGTGCAGAGGGATGGGGCTCCGGAGAGGCGCTGGAGCCAGGCTGGACACCCCCGGGTCCTGCGCAacaggctgcccccagccttcCTGCCCGAACTCCGCTTGCTCGCAGACCACGACACGGCTGAGGAGCCCTCCCCAACCCCCAGGTAGGCACCAGCAGGGCCGAGCACAGCCCCTCGCCCGCCCCAGCCAGGCAAACCCTTGCTCCGTCAGCTGGCGCAGCTCCTCTGCACTGCTGCGGTGTTTGTGCCGTGCCCAGTGCCTCACCCACGCTGCCTCCAGCCCTTGGGGACCCCACCATGCCCCCCACCCTCACGGCTGTCCTTCCCCAGGTTCACTGAGCTGGTGGATGGCAGAGGGAGAATCAGCGCCAGGTTCGGCACTTTGCTGAGCAGATCCATCACCGTGAAGACACGTAAGTGCTCTGCTGCCTTTCTGGCCTCCTCCTGTCACCCAGTGCTACCTCCTATGCCTCCCCCACTCCCCTGGGACAGGGCGACAACGGGGcaggctgctgcggggctgagGGAGCCAGAGGGGAGGGCAGGACCCCGTTGCCTCTGCCTGGACTAACATCTCCCCAGCCCAGGGAGAGGGGTGGCCCACAGTGGGTTGGGAAACCCAGGGCTGGGttgttggcagtgggaggagaTGCGGGATGCAGCACGGGCTGGGCTCCTGCCTTGCTCCTGAGGTCAGCGAGGAGGGCACCTGGGCCCCCTACTAGCTGAGGACCAGCCTCCAGTTTGCCATACCCAGGGTGCCACCAGGGAAGGGCTGAACTGCTGCTGCAAACCCGGCCAGCCCCCTGATGCCAGGCTGGgtcccctctgcctgctgccgCTGCGGAGGGGCTGCCTTGGGGTCTGGCCCGGGCTGGAAGTCACGTTGACCCTCTCGTTGCACAGAACCAGAGGCTCCCGTGAAGCTGGAGAACATCGAGGAGCCTGCCCGGGGCAGCCTGGCGCTGCAGCTGCACGAGGCACAGAGCAAGAGTGAGTCTGGGGCGGGCACGGCCAGCGGGAATCCGGCCCGACGGGCGTGAGAGCGGGGCTGACGGCAGCGCGCGTTTTGCAGGCACTGGGCAGAACTGCTCTGCAAACCCCTGCAAGAACGGAGGCACCTGTGTGAGCGAGAGCGAGTCCTACCACTGTGACTGCAGCCCGGGCTTCAAGGGCAGGCACTGCGAGCTGGGTGAGTGCCGTGCCGCTGCTGCACGCGCTGAGGTTGGCGGCTGTCCCAGCAGCAGGGTCCCGCAGGGCACAGGTCACCGAGCACCCCCCATCTGTACCCAGCTCCCTGGTTCTGGCTGAGCCTCCAGCAGCCGGGATTGTGCTGCGCTGTGGGGCCGCAGCTCTGCGGCTCCTGGCGGGTTGGCTCCAAGCGATGCTGAGCCTGGTCCTCCGGGGCCACAGCAGGGGAGCCAGGGGGGCCTCAGCCCCCGGGgcgcaggcaggcagggctggagatGGGCTCGCTGGTAGCTCCCCTCTCCTGTTCCCCAAGCAGCCTGCAAGAAGGTGCCACACTCGTGCACGCGGCTGTACTCGGAAACCAAGTCATTCCCCGTGTGGGAAGGAGGCACCTGCCACTACCTGTGAGTACTGCCCGCGGGTTgtgctcccccttcccctcgcACCGAGAGCTGGGGCCGGCCCCGCAGTGCGGCTCCGGGGAAGGGAGAGTGAGCACGAGGCTGCCCTGCGCCCTGGCCAGCTGCTGCCGGGTGCCCAGCGCCAGCGAGGCAACCTCTGCATCAGGGCAGGGCGTGACACGGTGCCACCCCTGCCTGCCAGCCCAGGGCCACCTCTGTCCCCAGAGGGGTTGAGGGACGGGGGCCTccgctgtgcccccccagcctgcctgcagcaTGGGTGCAGCAGCCCGGCTGCTtgcccaggcagggcaggctcaGCCATGTTTGTACCTAGAAAATGGGggaggaccccccccagcacttACAAACGCAGCTCTGTCCCTGTTAATCCCTACAAccctcctctctgctgtgtGTGCAGGTACAAGAGAGTCTACAAGGTACACCAGGATGTCTGCTACAAGGAGAGCTGCGAGAGCACCGGTTCCAAGAAGCCAAGCAGCAGGTAGAGCCAGCAGAAGCATGcttcttcccctctgcctgGGGGCCAGAAACCTGCGGCTGCCTGGGACCTCTGGCTTACCCCAGGGTGCTTGGACCAGGCTAGGCAGGGAGGGGGCGCAGAACAGCGCGCGAGGCCCAGGCATGCTTTCCGTAGCTGCTCCCGAGGCTGCAGGGTTCGGGCGCGAGGGAGCAAGGGCCAAGGTGCTGCAGGACTGACGGTGCTTTCGCtccttctctttcagaaaacaaagcgACAGTCACACACTGAAGAAGCCATAGAGTAAGTGTCTGTTCCAGGCCCAGGCTGAAGCCCCCCAGGGGGCAGGTCCCCTTCTCCCAGCCCAAGACAGGCATCCGGGACGGgaagaggcagctgctgggcttttgggggggctcCACACACCAGCTcattctcctcctgctcctccgcAGGGTTCAAAGCAGTAGGAGCTTCGTCTTTCCACACCTAAGGGCTTTTGAAACACCAGGAAGATCAGATCTGCTCACTGGGTTGAACGCAGCAGGGGAGCCTTCCTGCCTGGCGTCAGCcactccctctcctccagcccGTTAGGGACACGCAGCCAGATCAGCACCCGAGCGGCGCTCCCTTCTCTCTGCCGGACCAGCAGTGCCTTCGCCCTGCCTTGCCTTGCTGCAGGTGCCCCTCTGCCCCAAGGAGCCGAGCGTGgcgtgctgcagcagccagctgcctgCCCCCAGGGGGCCTGGCCCCACTCgcccccccacagccctgagCTCCCGGCTCTGCGAGCCCAGTTCCCTTCCACCAGCATCTGCGCCAACCTGTTTTCGTAACCCAAGGTTATACGTTACATATAACCCCCAAATAAACCAGTTCAATGCAGACCAGAAGGCCTTAGCTATCGCCTGAAACCTGGCCCGCAGCCGGGCGGGGAGGTCTTCCCTACGTACGTTCCCTATGAGTTAGAAATTGCGAGCCACTGCCCTGAGCAGCGAGGCGAGAGCAGGCAGTGGAGGCACGTCCCCGTACTGtagctgggggagaggggagaattAAGGCAGCTTCCCctgccttcatttttttgttttgctttgtaaacGAGCCACGGTTTTAACCAAATTCCCAGCTCAGAAAGTCATAGAGCACCTAGAAGTTACTAAAAAGCGAGCTGTAGAGCAAAGATTGTCAGCCAGGGTGTGCCACCACGCTCTTTCTGGTGCTATGCGGCGCAGGGCACAGCATCAGCttggctgtccccctgcactgCCGGCGGTCCCCGCATCGCCCTGCGGTGCCGATGCCACCACGGCACTGTTAGCGGCCCTGCAGTGGCCGCCCTACTGGCTGCCGCAGAGCAGGCAAGGAAAAGTTTAGCTTAGAAATGTTcctagtttttttttgtgtttgtatgaCAACGCTAGTTAAACATAGATTTGTGTATTAACATACACAGTGTATATTATAAATTAATACATACCAGAGATATATCGTAGTTATGGCATAGAGTGTTATTTCCCGAGCAGTGGAGGGGTGTCCcagtggggcagccccccagtgAGCATCACAGGCACCTCTGTTGTTTGACCAGGCGTAGCCTTGAGGGTGTTCCCATCGCAGAaccagcccaggagctgcagcgctGCCGGCAGCGTCCTCTCCCTCCTGCGCGCTGCGTAAGTGCAGCCGCCACCGCCTGTGGCAGCAGCCCAGTGCTGGACAATGCCCTGTGAGGCCATGAGCAGGTGGACAGGGTGAGGCTTCCCACCAGCACTGGGGATGGCTCTTCTGCCCCCAGAGAATCAGATTCGCAGAGAGAGAGAGCaccctaatttttttttgctgaggcTGCCTGATCCTGCTCCCTGAATCTGTGCTCCTGGGATGTGGCGGGGTGAGCGCAGGAGTCCCGGACATCCCTGGCGTGGGAGGAAAAGCTGCCCCTTACCCGCAAGTGAGAACACCAGAGCAGCCTGTGCCATCCCCTGGGGTGTTGggccagagccttctcttcactCTGGGGCTATGGTCAGAACGTTCGCTCCCCTGCCACCGGCTGTGAAGGTGGGGAGCCCACGGATCCTCCCTGCAGTGATGCGCAGTGCGGCCTCCCCCCATCCAGCACAGTATGTAACACAGCCAAAAGGATTTAACCTtgtctttgaaataaattagttattttggttttgttttgtttgttttgtttttaataaaaacacttgaTAGAAACTGGATATTTTCTAAAGTACCTGGtcaatgaggaggaaaaagggtcAGTGCTGTGTTGTGATACATGGGATTTACTGCTGCCTTGCCCGCAGACCCTTGCAGGGTCCCGCAGCTGCTGTGGCTCACACCTGTGCTCTGGGTGGTAGGCCTGGGAGGCCTGGGGGACACCGTGGAGCCTCCCACCCTCCCTGTCAGACTCTTCTACTGCCATCATCCAAGCCCTTATCTCCCTCTATATACAGCGTATCCctgtcctcttcctcttcttcttcctcctcttccttctcctcctcctcttcctcctctcgaGCCAGCAGCTTCTTGAAGACCTCGTACTCCTCCGGGGTGGCGCGGGCCAGGTTGGCCAGGAACTCTTTTTCAGGGAGATGAAGAACCTCCTTCAGTTTGGGGTTGTTGGTTTGGGTCTGGCCCTTGAGAGGGGTCTGGTAGAGGCCCCGGCGCTCCAGGAAGATGTGCCGGTTCCTCAGCTCAGCGAAGGGCGTTCGGAAAAGACGTGCCTTGACCATCTCCTTCTGGCGGACCCCCATCCTGAAGTACGCGTACTGCGTGCAGGACGCGGGGCTTCAACACGCGGCCCCGGTGCCGTGCGGTAGCCGGgccgtgcccgcagccccgcagccccccgccccgaaCCCCTCACCTGGAAGTGGTACTGGAGGCCGCCgggctcctccagcagcaccccggggcagctctgcaggaccTCCGTCAGCTGCTCGGCCGTGAAGAGGCACTTCTCCCGCAGCACCCGCACCGCCGCCTCCATCCTCCGCCGGGGCAAGGTGAAGACCTGGGGGCAGCGCCCGGCCACCCGCTGCAGGTGCCCTGCGGGCACCGGGGTGAGCGGGCACCGGGCCGAGCGGGCACCGCGgcgagccccccgccccgccgcccccgggccctACCTCCGCCGAGCCCCAGGCGCCTCAGGTACTCGGCGCGCTCCTTCAGCTGCGCCTCGGCCGCCCGCAGCAGCTCGGGGCTGCGCTCCAGCAGGCCCAGCGCGGCCTCGgcgctcagccccagcagcagcagctgctccgccgccgccgccgcccgccgcgggcCGAGCCGGGGCTGCAGCCCGCGGAGCCGCCGGGCCTGCGCCCGGCTGAagcccagggccagcagcgccgcctccgcctcccccgccgcctcctccggGGAGCAGCCGCGGCGGGGGCACAGCCCGGGCCCGGAGGCGGCGAGGAGGGCGCGGGGCAGCGCCGCCACCCccagccgcccgccgcccgcccgcagcaG
This sequence is a window from Anser cygnoides isolate HZ-2024a breed goose chromosome 9, Taihu_goose_T2T_genome, whole genome shotgun sequence. Protein-coding genes within it:
- the SNED1 gene encoding sushi, nidogen and EGF-like domain-containing protein 1 isoform X2, with the protein product MRVLRGCCVVLLALGEWLRAGGVVPLADFYPFGPAQGDAATLKQDDGGSELRPLSVRFPFFGAGHTGLYVNNNGIISFLKEVSQFTPVAFPISKDRRVVAAFWADVDNRRAGDVYYRESRDQAILERATRDIAQYFPEFPDFSAQWVFIATWYRVTFFGGSSFSPVNTFQIVLITDGKLSFTIFNYESITWTTGMHASSGGDFAGLGGIAAQAGFNAGDGKRYFNIPGSRTDDIADVEMTTNVGIPGRWVFRIDDAQVQVGGCSNTTSVCLTLRPCLNGGKCIEDCITGNPSYTCSCLAGFTGKRCHVDVDECLSHPCQNGATCVNGVNSFSCRCLPGFRGASCEMEELPCETKVCQNGGTCQEANGTAACVCQPGYAGGDCETEVNECESSPCLNGGHCVDLVDNYTCVCLEPFVGQRCETDPSSCEDRSCRNRQTCNYIRPGRYICTCSPGYYGNNCQYGGPRVPGACLSSPCQNGGSCLELEQGYACDCQEGYGGQDCRDKLSEGCECRNGGSCLEGNVTICQCLPGYFGLLCEFEVTATPCNVNTQCPDGGYCMEYGGSYLCVCHTDYGTNHTVPSPCDSEPCLNGGSCEAQDDSYTCECPPGFLGKHCERARPRLCSTAPCRNGGTCKESDGEYHCTCPYRFTGRHCEIGKPDPCASGPCQNGGTCFHYIGKYKCDCAPGYAGRHCEIVPSPCFLSPCENGATCEDLGGDFVCTCPVGYTGKHCRTEIDCGVPSAVKHAQASFNSTTVGSLAEYRCELGYALSQHNSPRVCHSQGVWSDPPECDEIDECRSQPCLNGGQCKDRIAEFLCVCEPGYVGHHCELEVDECQSEPCKNGGTCRDLPGSFVCFCPEGFVGIQCEEEVDACESGPCQNGGECEGYRGSYLCVCPEGFFGYHCETASDPCFSSPCGSRGYCLPSNGTHSCTCKVSYTGKSCEKELLPPTSLKVERVEDTGVLISWHPPEDAAARQLIDGYAVTYVSFDGSYRRTDFVDRSRSAHQLRALASGRAYNISVFSVKRNVNNKNDISRPVMLTTRTRPRPVEGFEITNVTASTITVQWALHRLKHSTVSRVRVSIRQPGDLEDRTVELNSSVAKYTFLDLQPGERYIVHVTTLSGLGTEDHPSESLATAPFHVWTRPLPPRNLTASRVTPTSVSVTWEQPPAGAVEGYIINVTTLQSVKSRYVPNGKLASYTVRDLLPAQRYRLSVTAVQNTEQGQVHSEPIHLYVTTLQRDGAPERRWSQAGHPRVLRNRLPPAFLPELRLLADHDTAEEPSPTPRFTELVDGRGRISARFGTLLSRSITVKTQPEAPVKLENIEEPARGSLALQLHEAQSKSTGQNCSANPCKNGGTCVSESESYHCDCSPGFKGRHCELACKKVPHSCTRLYSETKSFPVWEGGTCHYLYKRVYKVHQDVCYKESCESTGSKKPSSRKQSDSHTLKKP